In Gadus macrocephalus chromosome 11, ASM3116895v1, a single genomic region encodes these proteins:
- the LOC132467879 gene encoding A disintegrin and metalloproteinase with thrombospondin motifs 16-like produces MCGVCNGDNSTCKVYRGQYTKQHYGNQYYGVVTLPAGARSIRVVELNSSSSYLAVRDAQRHYHLNGRWTVDWPGRHPMAGALFEYKRPYNRPESLTSTGPTNQTLIVEILVQGWNPGVRWEYTLKKADEKRSTVKHNYTWAIVRAQCSASCAGGQMHTKPACYKDLRVQVNTSHCSAKGRPATGPMPCNTQPCPAR; encoded by the exons ATGTGCGGCGTTTGCAACGGGGACAACTCCACCTGCAAGGTGTACAGGGGCCAGTACACCAAGCAGCACTACGGAAACC agtaTTATGGGGTGGTGACCCTCCCAGCCGGGGCCCGCAGCATCCGCGTGGTGGAGCTGAACAGCTCCAGCTCCTACCTGGCTGTGCGGGACGCCCAGAGGCACTACCACCTGAACGGCCGCTGGACCGTGGACTGGCCCGGCAGGCACCCCATGGCGGGGGCCCTGTTCGAGTACAAGAGGCCCTACAACCGGCCCGAGAGCCTCACCTCCACGGGCCCCACCAACCAGACCCTCATCGTGGAG ATCCTGGTCCAGGGCTGGAACCCCGGGGTGCGCTGGGAGTACACCCTGAAGAAGGCGGACGAGAAGAGGAGCACCGTGAAGCACAACTACACCTGGGCCATTGTGAGGGCGCAGTGCTCAGCCAGCTGCGCCGGAG GCCAGATGCACACCAAGCCGGCGTGCTACAAGGACCTGAGGGTCCAGGTGAACACGTCCCACTGCAGCGCCAAGGGCCGGCCTGCCACAGGACCCATGCCCTGCAACACGCAGCCCTGCCCCGCCAGGTGA